The sequence atATTAGAATCTATTTATCTATTCCTTATATTCTAATACCTATTACTTTTAGTTTCCTCTTATTCTCCATACCCCTACCTTACTTTATACATTTGTCACTCTTCTTATCTAGCATGGTGATTTCAAAACACCTTATCTATACATTAGTTTAACCCAACCAATTCACTTTAAATTCACTACATTAATTAATTGTTTGATTAATTCATAATATCacatttagataattaattttcgTCAATTAGCTATTAAATTCTTTCTCAATTGATTAATTCCAATCTTTATAaactattattatattttaataataattaataattaattattttaattaattatttagttCTTAATAAATCTATGAACATatagttaattaattattctttAAGAATGTCATCTTTAAATTTGAATCTCTTTTACTAATTCAATCATCAAATTTTTTAATTCCCTATTTTTGCTCAAAATGGAATATATCAAACAAATGAAAGGTCATGCAATTTAAGTTTAAATCAAGAAATGTAAAATTAAGTTACTAAATCAAGTGAATTAATCTCAACcatctcttcatctgaaaacttATAAATGTATCTCTTGTTCCTCAATCCACATATAAAGAAAACCTAATAAAAATTATCATCTTGTATAATTATTTTAACCATACTCCATCATAACATGAGAAATTCTACTTATTTGTCAGATTGAAGTTTTGATCATAATTTGGAGTTTAAGTTTAATTAGTATATGCTTGAATTTCCTTGTTGATCTAAAAGCTTGCTCacaatgatgattcaaaatgaaaTATTTCCTATTATGTCTACTATACATTACTTCATTATGAAAACTATTGCACATGGTTAGAGAAACAATGCCTATCTTTGTTTGTGCTATATAAAATATATGGAGTGAACTTCTTGATGTAGATAAATTGCTATTAAATTTTCCCAAAATTACAATTATGCTCTTTTTACTATTAAAACCATAGAGAACTATGTATGGTGTAATCTAAAGCATTAAATGACCTCAACAATACATCTATTAAATACAACATCAATTATTTTAGTGCATAATATCATATACAAATGAACCTTACATCAATTAATAATGGTATTTTTTAGATATGAATTAATAAGAGACAAGTAAAATAAAAAGGATGTTAAAATCTTAAGAAACTATGAATAAAATtgaacaatacatacaaaattacCAAGTACTTATAAAACACAAACagatatatttaaattaattacatGAATAATTAATCTCTttaaaaaatctaatttaaaaatacaatttTACAgaaatatttgattaaaaataataattcttttattAAATCATCTATATAAAGATCTCATTACAAATAAGTTTATAAAATACAATCAATACAGAATAAATGCACACAAAGAAACATTCGCTCTTAAGTATGATATTGCTTATTGCAATGCTTAGAGTACTAATAACTTAGAATATGGTGTcttaaagaagatatcataattAACTCTATGCAAAGTGGAAGAAAACATTCAGTTTGAAATATGCTATTTGTTATTACAATGCTTAGGGTACTACAAACAAACTTAGAATATAGTGTTCTCAGAACGTATCATAGTAACCCAATAACCTATGCAAAGTGGAAAGAAACATTCACTCTGAAATATGATATTGCTTATTACAATGCTTAGAGTATTACAAACTTAGATAGTGTTCTAAGAACATATTATCATAGTAACACAATAATCTAATGCAAAGTGGAAAATAATAATAAGTTGTGGAATGCTATGCTCGATAAAAATCTAACTCTTACGAATCTTCTTCGCAATATACCTCTTACCTCTATCGGAAGATATGAATTCCCGGTTCCCCCCTTGGTACCCATCAATTAAGTAGAGATGATTACCTAAATCGTGGCGACCCATAGCATCAATTTTCCACAGTTGCAACTCACCGGAGGAGTCGGGGTCCAGAAAAATCACAGTGCCTACATGACAGTGTTCTTCTCTATTCCGATTAAAGAACCCTGAAGGAAACAATGGAATTAGATCGCCCTTCAATACCACCCGTAACACATTAACTCCAATCCTTTCCATATGAGAGGCGAAGGCTTGGTTTCCCACCCGCGGGGAGGCGAAGGCGAAGACTGTGACAGGTATTGAAGGCTGCATCAGTTTGATATCATATGCACTCAACGTTGCGAGAGCTGCTCCCAAGCTGTGTCCCGTAAATGTTATGCTTAAACTTTCCCCTTTATACTTTTCCAATAACCTTGTAATCTCACTCTGAATAATGTCTCTTGCACTGTATTTAGAGAGGGATTCTTCTTTGTCTGTATAAAACCCAAGAAATCCCATGCATACCCTGACATCAGGGTTTGGATTTGCATCAGGCAGATGGCTCCAAGCGACTACCTTGAGTTTAAGATTTTGAACCCATTCCCGTGGTGTACCGGTCCCTCTAAACACAACCACGATATCACGCCGTCCAAGTCTCCTTATTTCATTTTCGTTAGTGCAAACGGCAATGAACCCACACCAAACAGTCCTCATTCTGGGTCCCCGAGTTATGTAGGACATCACCGAGGGAACACTCACAAATATGGATTCGGTAATTTCATAGCCGCAATTCTGCAAATTATCGGACTCCTGTAACAGCAAATTTCCTTTTCGACTTCGCTCGTTTACTACTGCATGATAACATACCCTTGCGAAATCCCCATACCTGAGAATCTCGGATTTGAGAGTGGAATCGAAAGGATCAAGCAGGCCTTCCCAAGAGTGCTTACCTTCTATATCTTCCCATCTACCACCAACACTGGGCTTCTGCTGCTCCTCCCCCCTGCCCTCCATTTATCAGATAAATTATACCGACCCAAACAAACACAAAGCTATATTTATATACGGGTCGCCTCCTTTAACTCAAATTAGAGATGAATGGATTGATGGCTTTCTGTAATTGATATCAGAGATGAGGGATACAGTGTAGAATGTGGATGGCCTATAAATAAATAGAAACATAATGCGTTCAGAAATGGTCTAAACACGGTTAGTAGGTAGACTCGGTCCTGGATAAATGAAAGTGGCTTCAATCCATGCAATAGTTTGTAGTGGGAAATTGGGTCGACTGACGTAATTTGTAGGAAAAGTCTTCGTCTCCTTTGTTTTGCATCATCTTTTATAAATAATTAGTTATTTTATGTATTTGCAGCCCTTGAATAACGCGTAGGAAATGATGTCTTAGTTTGAGTGGGGAAATGAGGTCGAAGACTTTTCGATACAgattgaaaaggatatttctaaTTAAGAATTAGGATGAAGAAGGAATTATAGTTTGAGGGGCGTCCATGGTTCAAAATACATGCATATCTAATTATATAATTGAGTCTGTACCATCAATACTTATTATACTTTGAGCTCCATGAGCAACCGTTTGTGAGGTCTTAGTTTAAATAAATTCTAGGTTTCAAATCTTTAATTTCTTAGATCTTTTGAATGGTGAGATAAAAGAATGGTTAAAGTCGTGAAGATAAATCAAGTCTTGTTACTAATACTAATGCTAGTAAATTGGTATCAAATTTTAAGAAGATTAGTATTTCACCCCTCTTTCATTTTTGGAATAGTGACTCGATGCCCTACTAAAAGGGCTATGATTGGTAAATTTTCTAACCATTGGCTTACTAGGGGAAATATTGAAAGTTGAATTCTCTCTGCTTGGTGCTAGTTCATGTCTCACCTTTTCCTGTGGGACTCTTGATAACAAAATACTCAATGACGATGAGAGAGAACAAATCCTTGAAGAGATTCTTTCATAAAGAAATGGTCCCAAACTTTGATCCCAAGAGTTTTCACATCACTAAACTCTTAACATGAATTGGACTTTACAACTTACTAAAGAAATATTGGTATCATTACATCTTGTGAAAAATCAGTGTTTCAATAGGAATTTTTTCAATCCAATGAAGCAATCCTAAACGAAGAATCTAGAGTCTACACCAAGGTATACATTCTCAAGGATCTATGAAAAATAAAGTAATATAAATTTAGGTATTTCCTATCTAGCATCAATCTATAGAAGTTGAAATTCTCCCCTCCTACAAATTTTAGAAACCAATATCACACTTTTCTTCTCATTGtagatataatattttaaaatacgaGTGAAGCCAAAACTATTTCAAGATCCACAAAGTAGGTCAGAATCTCCTTTTTATGCTAATATATCCCTTGGAGACAATTGCGTTCCATTTCCCTTCTCACCTACTCTCTACATCTAATGTAGTTCCTAGTCATCCCTAAATCCTATCTTAGAGCCCTCCCTAGAATAAAAGGGATGTTCTAGTTCAGCTGAATGAAttgttgaagaaggaaaaatgattGAAAGGGAAGAGTGAAAGGAAATGCATGTTTACAACATCAGATACACTATATCacaacaagaaaaagagaaaaggcTAGTTATGTTTCTATAACAAAAAGAGGTGGGAAGAATTAGGCAGACTTCAGAGGTGGTTCTCAATTCATTCTTATATTTGAAAAAGTTCTTAAGGGTGGGTATCAcctcataagaactataaaaatattatcatcaaatCCTATAGGTCCTTAATAAAAGATATTTAGTAAAGGTGAACTATAACTCCAAAAACTAGGCATTGCACTTATATAGGGatattaaataaacaataaatatagGAGGAAGTTGAATAAATAATGGCACAAACAAAAGGGTGGGCTTACATCAAGCTTGGGATCCTTAGGTGTTTTGATAATTATGTGGTATGATAGATCAATTATCATCACTCATTAATGAAGGTACAAACTAGCAACTATCTCAAGCCACTTAATCTTCCTCCAATTTTagtttctctcttcatcatttattGGACTAATTCCTTTTCATAAAAAGTAAAATCTTTTCTATTTTAAAACCTATCAGTAAATAATTGGTCATTCTAGGGATATATTTTAGTGTGATTCAAAGTCACAGTGATAAACAATGTGTCCTTAATAGAATTAGTTAATCACACCATGATTTTACATTCTTTGTGCAAAAAAAATTACTGATCTTGAGCTAAATAGTTAAAACTTTACTTTGAATAATCATTACAAGGGTACTAGCAAAATCTCTAAATAATAGATCACTTCATACTAATCTCTAGAAAATATATCACTGCTTACTCTCTCCCAAATCATGAAGCATAAATGATATCATGTATTATTCTATCATCAGAGGCATGAGTTTTGATTGTTTTCTCATGACCACTCATAGGATAAGTTTTTACTTAACCCATATTTTTTCCTTTGTAAAATTTAAAAATCGATTGTATTTTCATGATGAAAACatcatagattaaaaaaaaaaaaaaagtagtggGAATCCTCTATTATTATGCCCATATCAAGATGTTTGTACTAGTACTTAAATCTAACTACTCAAAATATCATAGTCAAGGATTAAactaaaaataattttacaaaatcCTTGTATAGAAAGAAAGAGTGGAATCTAAACTGAATTCTCTAAATGAAGAGATTGTGAGGGGGACATGCTTAAGTATTTCATAAAGAAGAGAAAACTACTAGCCAAGCTTGTAGATCTATATGTTAAGGAAGAAATTAACTTGTTATAGATGTCAAGAGAAACATGACTAGAGAAAGAAGATAAATGCACGTTTTTTTCACAATTTAAGAAATTTGATAAGAGGCTATAGCAAGGTCACCTTCATCTAATCTTCTAGGGTTTTTGTGCTCTTATACccctaaaaaaattgaaatgaattAGTTTCATTCTtatctaaccttcttgacaaacgAGAGGCCTCTCATCTAGCTAGAATAAATGTGTTAGTGAGATTAAATCTTGAGGTCCTAATTACAAATATAAAAATGAGATGTTAATGGCTCCATTCATAAAATAAACAATAATGTTGGCATTGTTTCAAACACAACTTGATAACATCACTAGCCCTAATTGGTTCTCTAGAGCTTTTAAGAAATATTGTCATGTTGTTGGAAAATAAATCTTTCAAGCTTACAATAGATCAAGcaaatacaataaaatttaaaATCCCTAAATTGAACCTTCATCATTCTCATTTCAAACCAACCTCCCTTGAATCCTTGACTAATTTTCACCTTGATTTGGTGTCAAAGTGGGCATGAAAAAAAAAGGCCAAGGAGAATGCAGAGACTTTAGAATAGTGTGATCTCTAGCATGTCTAGGCTCTAGAGTGCAAATTGTGGAGAAGGCCAAAGTAAAAGATAATTATGTAGAGGGTGTTTCTTTATCTGACATAAACTAACTGACTTTGAAGATCAATGGCATAGTCCATGGGAAATAGGATGCAAGATGATTAAAGTCAATCTGACCATTGATTTTTCTCTATATTCAGTTTGCCCATTTTTGGCTTACTATTTTCAAATGCAGATGAGTAGATACAACCCATGCGAAGATTGAAAAAAGCACATAACATTAATAAATGCATTAGCGAATGTCATTGACACACTGTAGTGATTGACCGTAAATTAATTTTCCCCTTTTGACTTTGGCATTCACCAATGTTCTAATGGAAGTGCCTTTTCATATCACCAATAGAAATAAATTTGGCCATTCAACACTTCTACTAGTTTGGATTACATTTTTTCTTGGTTTCAAATttcattatgcaaatgatatggttaatcttttttatatatattataatttttttaacaaaacacTTTTGAACttcaatatattaaaaatataaatgataCAAGTCTACGGATatgaaatattataaattattatctAGTGTCCAAATTCTATGAGGTTTCATTCtacacaaaagttttcaaaatataGAAAAGAAATAGAAAAACATGCCATTTCAATACAACTATTTAAGTCAAATTTacttttaatattatattatttccatTTCATTCTAGCtatttaaattagatttatttttaatattatattatttacttAAGTTAATTATATaatgatatatttatatttatatataatgtataatatataatatatttatttggtATTATATAGTAATAGATTTATtatatatgtaatttattttttggtatattttataacagatttataaatataatattatttaagctAGTTATCTATTAAGTCATAAGTCTATGCTTTTACAACTTGTATTTATACTTTCATTTAGGAAAAAAATGTTACTTGGTCGTAAGTTAATATATCTTACACAATTGaagtatattaaaataaaatatattatatgtaaatttcttgattttattttattaattattagatTGAATATGCTTATTTATTTACAAtaagttaaataaaaaaaaaacatgaaatataTCTTATTATaatatatgtttaatttttttttgttatttaattatataatagatatcttatatttaatataatatattatatattattaaataaaaatataaaagtaatataaataatcttaTTATTGGAAACTACTTTTCTCTTTATCTATTTGTCTTCGTCTTCTCTTtgtatccatccatctctctcatctctctctctctctctctctctatatatatatatatatatacccctctatctctatttctctcttagTCTCTACATCTATCTTGCTATTTGTCTATCTCTCTCTACGcctctatctctctctattgcAAACATAATGTGAGCCTCTTGGTAGGCCCAACTGACCTCATGTactacaaaaaattatgaaaaaaagaaCCAAAGTTTTCCTATTTTGACCTTTCACACCGAAGAACCAAAAACTATGTGAAGTGATGTTAGGAGAGTTGTAAAATAAATTTTATCGACAAAGAATTTTAAAGATGAATATGGccaaccttaaaccacacacatcAAGTCTAAATGTTTAGCACTTTTAAGTTTAAAAATCAAAACTTAATGTGTGTGATATATATCGTCGTGATGAATATAAGTGATTTATGCATTTGAATTGTAGTTGAACAAGTCATTTTTTGGTAAAACTCTTTAATGCCATTTCCACACGTCTTTCACAATTGTTCTTCTTTGCAAGGGAAAAAACACAGCATTTCTTAATATAATTTCTTTAACGCATGGTTGTGGTATGAGCATCTTCTTAGTTTAATTGGCCACAGTTGAATAAATAAAATATCGAATTCAACTACTCAATGGAAATCAAACTATTCAAATGATGTGGCCTGCAATTACTTTTATTCAACTGGCCATTGAATTTCTCATTTCTATTTGAACTGGTATTcattttattttgaataaataaatttaataaaaaaatacattGAACTAGGAATCATGGTAGTTAGATGCCTTTCTGTAAAACCTGTGATAGTTGTAGCATACTATAGCTTGTTTGAAATTCCCATGCGGTTGACTTTATTTAGATATTATTCCTTAAGATTTTTAAAGATCAAACcgtgaataataaaaaaaaaataatatatttttttaacttttttaagaCGAAATGGTccataataatattttttagataaaaaaaattattattatgcaTATATTAGTCACGACATCTGTAATGTTAGCATTGTTAAGTTGGCTGTTCTTGTCAGCACCAAAGCTTTCTATTTTTGATGTTCCCTCTATTCACTCAGTCCCATCAATTAAGAAATGCCTAAAACTTGAACTTGAGGAAACTATTTAAATTTTGGAGTTCATCCTtaagaaaaataattgaaaaaatttTTAACAGAAAATTGAGCGCAATAAAAGCTAGAATGTTTAAGTTATAGCAGGAACTCAAGAATATGTTGTTATGGCTTTTTATATTTTCAGATCTGCAATATAGAATGTCAATCTTAGGTCAATCCTTCTTTTATACAAAATTAGAGATGTGAGCGGGCTTGGCTTGTTG is a genomic window of Cryptomeria japonica chromosome 7, Sugi_1.0, whole genome shotgun sequence containing:
- the LOC131045424 gene encoding phospholipase A1-Igamma3, chloroplastic-like is translated as MEGRGEEQQKPSVGGRWEDIEGKHSWEGLLDPFDSTLKSEILRYGDFARVCYHAVVNERSRKGNLLLQESDNLQNCGYEITESIFVSVPSVMSYITRGPRMRTVWCGFIAVCTNENEIRRLGRRDIVVVFRGTGTPREWVQNLKLKVVAWSHLPDANPNPDVRVCMGFLGFYTDKEESLSKYSARDIIQSEITRLLEKYKGESLSITFTGHSLGAALATLSAYDIKLMQPSIPVTVFAFASPRVGNQAFASHMERIGVNVLRVVLKGDLIPLFPSGFFNRNREEHCHVGTVIFLDPDSSGELQLWKIDAMGRHDLGNHLYLIDGYQGGNREFISSDRGKRYIAKKIRKS